A portion of the Mycobacterium paraseoulense genome contains these proteins:
- a CDS encoding GNAT family N-acetyltransferase gives MTDHDRKAARREIADALLKALERRHEIADVVVDSENKAAAVEAIVRLLDTSHVAAEAVMGMSFDQLTIDSRRKILAELEDLNKQLSFTLGERPASSGETLELRPFSAEKDRDIFAARTEDMGAAGDGSGGPAGNVDDEISAALGRLDDEEAAWFVAVDSGEKVGMVFGELLGGEVNVRIWIHPEHRKKGYGTAALRKSRTEMAWCFPAVPMVVRAPSARPA, from the coding sequence ATGACCGACCACGACCGTAAAGCCGCCCGCCGCGAGATCGCCGATGCCTTGTTGAAAGCCCTTGAGCGGCGGCATGAAATCGCCGATGTCGTGGTGGACTCCGAGAACAAGGCGGCCGCGGTCGAGGCGATCGTCCGCCTGCTCGACACCTCGCACGTGGCCGCCGAGGCGGTCATGGGGATGTCGTTCGATCAGCTCACCATCGACTCGCGCCGCAAGATCCTGGCCGAACTCGAGGACCTCAACAAGCAGCTCAGCTTCACCCTCGGCGAGCGCCCGGCCAGCTCGGGGGAGACCCTCGAGCTGCGGCCCTTCTCCGCCGAGAAGGACCGCGACATCTTCGCCGCCCGCACCGAGGACATGGGCGCCGCCGGGGACGGCTCCGGCGGGCCGGCCGGCAACGTCGACGACGAGATCAGCGCCGCGCTCGGACGCCTCGACGACGAGGAGGCCGCCTGGTTCGTGGCCGTCGACTCGGGTGAGAAGGTGGGGATGGTCTTCGGCGAGTTGCTCGGCGGCGAGGTGAACGTGCGGATCTGGATTCACCCCGAGCACCGCAAGAAGGGTTACGGCACCGCCGCGCTGCGCAAGTCGCGCACCGAGATGGCGTGGTGCTTCCCGGCCGTGCCGATGGTGGTGCGCGCACCGTCCGCCAGGCCCGCCTGA
- a CDS encoding SAM-dependent methyltransferase — protein sequence MTRSEQDSWDLASSVGATATMVAAARALASAGADPIIDDPFAAPLVRAVGLEFFRRLVDGEVAPGDAQEGERDLQLETDSIAVRTRFFDDFFLNAARDGIRQSVILAAGLDARAYRLSWPPGSVVYEVDQPRVVEFKTAAMAQLGATPTADRRTVSVDLRDDWPEALWRSGFDPTRPTSWSAEGLLMYLPPEAQDRLFDNITELSAPASLLATEFHGDSGRTMTERAQQFNERWANVGCDIDLSGLFFDGERSNVVDYLTGRGWHVTRRERREYFADYGLVFPDDETSQLRNIVAVTATLS from the coding sequence ATGACACGCAGTGAGCAAGACAGCTGGGACCTGGCCTCCAGCGTCGGCGCGACGGCCACGATGGTCGCCGCGGCGCGCGCGCTGGCCAGCGCGGGCGCCGACCCGATCATCGACGACCCGTTCGCGGCGCCTCTGGTGCGGGCCGTCGGCCTGGAATTCTTCCGCCGCCTGGTCGACGGCGAGGTGGCCCCCGGTGATGCGCAGGAGGGCGAACGGGACCTGCAGCTGGAAACGGATTCGATCGCCGTGCGCACCCGATTCTTCGACGACTTCTTTCTCAACGCCGCCCGGGACGGAATCCGCCAGTCGGTGATCCTGGCCGCCGGCCTCGACGCCCGCGCCTACCGGCTGAGCTGGCCGCCCGGGAGCGTGGTCTACGAGGTCGATCAGCCCAGGGTCGTCGAGTTCAAGACCGCCGCGATGGCGCAGCTGGGCGCCACCCCCACCGCCGACCGGCGCACCGTCAGCGTCGACCTGCGCGACGACTGGCCGGAAGCGTTGTGGCGCAGCGGCTTCGACCCGACGCGGCCGACATCGTGGAGCGCCGAGGGCCTGCTGATGTACCTGCCGCCCGAAGCCCAGGACCGGCTCTTCGACAACATCACCGAGCTCAGCGCGCCCGCAAGCTTGCTGGCCACCGAATTCCACGGCGACTCCGGGCGGACGATGACCGAACGCGCGCAGCAGTTCAACGAGCGGTGGGCCAACGTGGGCTGCGACATCGACCTCTCGGGATTGTTCTTCGACGGCGAGCGCAGCAATGTCGTGGACTACCTGACCGGTCGGGGCTGGCACGTGACCAGGCGGGAACGGAGGGAGTACTTCGCCGACTACGGGCTCGTCTTCCCCGACGACGAGACATCGCAGCTGCGCAACATCGTCGCCGTCACCGCGACGCTCAGTTAG
- a CDS encoding adenylate kinase, with amino-acid sequence MRVVLLGPPGAGKGTQAQKLSEKLGIPQISTGELFRSNIENGTKLGLEAKRYLDAGDLVPSELTNQLVDDRLSDPDAANGFILDGYPRSTEQAKALHQMLENRGTDIDAVLEFRVSQEELLERLKSRGRADDTDEVILNRMKIYRDETAPLLEYYRDELKTVDAVGTMDEVFARALRALGR; translated from the coding sequence GTGAGAGTCGTTTTGCTGGGACCGCCGGGGGCGGGTAAGGGGACGCAGGCCCAGAAGCTCTCCGAGAAGCTCGGGATCCCGCAGATCTCCACCGGTGAGCTGTTCCGCAGCAATATCGAGAACGGGACCAAACTCGGCCTGGAGGCCAAGCGCTACCTGGACGCCGGCGACCTGGTGCCCTCGGAACTGACCAACCAACTCGTCGACGACCGCCTGAGCGATCCCGATGCGGCCAACGGCTTCATCCTGGACGGCTATCCGCGGTCGACGGAGCAGGCCAAAGCGCTGCACCAGATGCTCGAGAACCGCGGCACCGACATCGACGCCGTTTTGGAGTTCCGCGTCTCGCAGGAGGAGTTGCTGGAGCGGCTCAAGTCGCGCGGCCGCGCCGACGACACCGACGAGGTCATCTTGAACCGGATGAAGATCTACCGCGACGAGACGGCGCCGCTGCTGGAGTACTACCGGGACGAGCTGAAGACGGTTGACGCGGTCGGCACGATGGACGAAGTGTTCGCCCGTGCCCTGCGAGCGCTGGGCAGGTAA
- the secY gene encoding preprotein translocase subunit SecY, whose product MLSAFISSLRTVDLRRKILFTLGIVVLYRLGAALPSPGVNFPNVQQCIKEASGGAAGQIYSLINLFSGGALLKLTVFAVGVMPYITASIIVQLLTVVIPRFEELRKEGQSGQAKMTQYTRYLAIALAVLQATSIVALAANGGLLQGCSLDIIADQSIFTLVVIVMVMTAGAALVMWMGELITERGIGNGMSLLIFVGIAARIPSEGKTILDSRGGAIFAAVCVAALAIIVGVVFVEQGQRRIPVQYAKRMVGRRMYGGTSTYLPLKVNQAGVIPVIFASSLIYIPHLITQLIRSGSGGVGNSWWDKFVGSYLSDPSDPIYISIYFGLIIFFTYFYVSITFNPDERADEMKKFGGFIPGIRPGKPTADYLRYVLSRITLPGSIYLGAISVLPNLFLQIGNGGAVQNLPFGGTAVLIMIGVGLDTVKQIESQLMQRNYEGFLK is encoded by the coding sequence GTGCTTTCGGCTTTCATCTCATCGCTGCGGACAGTCGACCTGAGACGGAAGATCCTCTTCACGCTGGGCATCGTCGTTCTCTATCGGCTGGGCGCCGCTTTGCCGTCCCCCGGCGTCAACTTCCCGAACGTCCAGCAGTGCATCAAGGAGGCCAGCGGCGGCGCGGCCGGGCAGATCTATTCGCTGATCAACCTGTTCTCCGGCGGTGCGCTGCTGAAGTTGACGGTGTTCGCGGTCGGGGTGATGCCCTACATCACCGCCAGCATCATCGTGCAGCTGCTCACGGTGGTCATCCCGCGGTTCGAGGAGCTGCGCAAGGAAGGTCAATCCGGCCAGGCCAAGATGACGCAGTACACCCGGTACCTGGCCATCGCCCTGGCCGTCCTGCAGGCGACCAGCATCGTGGCGCTGGCGGCCAACGGCGGGCTGCTCCAGGGCTGCTCGCTGGACATCATCGCCGACCAGAGCATCTTCACGCTGGTGGTCATCGTGATGGTGATGACGGCCGGCGCGGCGCTGGTGATGTGGATGGGTGAGCTGATCACCGAGCGCGGCATCGGCAACGGCATGTCGCTGCTGATCTTCGTCGGCATCGCGGCCCGCATCCCGTCCGAGGGCAAGACCATCCTGGACAGCCGCGGCGGGGCCATCTTCGCCGCCGTCTGCGTCGCCGCCCTGGCCATCATCGTCGGCGTGGTGTTCGTCGAGCAGGGCCAGCGCCGCATCCCCGTGCAGTACGCCAAGCGCATGGTGGGCCGGCGGATGTACGGCGGGACGTCGACCTACCTGCCCCTGAAGGTCAACCAGGCCGGCGTCATCCCGGTCATCTTCGCGTCGTCGCTCATCTACATCCCGCACCTGATCACGCAGCTGATCCGCAGCGGCAGCGGTGGTGTGGGCAACAGCTGGTGGGACAAGTTCGTCGGCAGTTACCTGTCCGATCCGAGCGACCCGATCTACATCAGCATCTACTTCGGCCTCATCATCTTCTTCACGTACTTCTACGTGTCGATCACGTTCAACCCCGACGAGCGCGCCGACGAGATGAAGAAGTTCGGCGGGTTCATCCCCGGTATTCGGCCGGGCAAGCCCACCGCCGACTACCTGCGTTATGTGCTGAGCCGGATCACCCTGCCGGGCTCGATCTACCTCGGCGCGATCTCGGTGCTGCCCAACCTGTTCTTGCAGATAGGCAATGGCGGAGCGGTTCAGAATTTGCCGTTCGGCGGTACCGCGGTTTTGATCATGATTGGCGTCGGCTTGGATACGGTCAAGCAGATCGAGAGCCAGCTGATGCAGCGCAACTATGAAGGGTTCCTCAAGTGA